The Stenotrophomonas maltophilia genome includes a region encoding these proteins:
- a CDS encoding haloacid dehalogenase-like hydrolase gives MTTHYPTPRDDAPLVVFDFDHTLYDGDSGTHLFASLIKRNPLRMLAALLVTPIAGPLVAMLPTRRTGISVYVWIGSFGLHRARDFNKVIDAYVLRNEAQMRAKLLPQALEVFAAHRAKGDRVVVATGAPPELARAILAFVAHQDVPVIGTEVGPRLGGVGPTRHCHNEEKMRMLRERGYGNIDIAYSDSTADLPLLLAAKAPVVVNPKRSRVDFFRRVLPAGTRILNWGCVDRGGDKA, from the coding sequence ATGACAACGCACTATCCGACGCCGCGCGACGATGCGCCGCTGGTGGTCTTCGATTTCGACCACACCCTCTACGACGGCGATTCGGGCACCCATCTGTTCGCCTCGCTGATCAAGCGCAACCCGCTGCGCATGCTGGCCGCGCTGCTGGTCACGCCGATCGCCGGGCCGTTGGTGGCGATGCTGCCGACCCGCCGAACGGGTATTTCGGTCTACGTGTGGATCGGCAGCTTCGGCCTGCACCGTGCGCGCGATTTCAACAAGGTGATCGATGCCTACGTGCTGCGCAACGAGGCGCAGATGCGCGCCAAGCTGCTGCCGCAGGCGCTGGAGGTATTCGCCGCGCACCGTGCCAAGGGCGACCGTGTAGTGGTCGCCACCGGCGCGCCGCCGGAACTGGCCCGCGCCATCCTGGCGTTCGTTGCCCACCAGGACGTGCCCGTGATCGGCACCGAGGTCGGCCCGCGACTGGGCGGCGTCGGCCCGACCCGCCACTGCCACAACGAAGAAAAGATGCGCATGCTGCGCGAGCGCGGCTACGGCAATATCGACATCGCCTACTCCGACAGCACCGCCGACCTGCCGTTGCTGCTGGCCGCCAAGGCGCCGGTGGTGGTGAACCCGAAGCGATCCAGGGTGGACTTCTTCCGCCGCGTGCTGCCGGCCGGCACCCGCATCCTCAACTGGGGCTGCGTGGACCGCGGCGGCGACAAGGCGTAG
- the crp gene encoding cAMP-activated global transcriptional regulator CRP: MRRGSAPIVSTVRLASSPLALDIATIDRFLAHSHRRRYPTRTDVFRPGDPAGTLYYVVSGSVSIMAEEDDDRELVLGYFGAGEFVGEMGLFVESDRREVILRTRTACELAEISYERLHQLFLGPLSADAPRLLYALGQQISKRLLDTSRKASRLAFLDVTDRIVRTLHDLAQEPEAMSHPQGSQLRVSRQELARLVGCSREMAGRVLKKLQTDGLLHARGKTVVLYGTR, encoded by the coding sequence ATGCGCAGAGGGAGCGCCCCTATCGTGTCAACCGTGCGCCTAGCTAGCAGTCCACTGGCCTTGGATATCGCCACCATCGATCGTTTCCTGGCGCACAGCCACCGGCGGCGATATCCCACCCGTACCGACGTCTTCCGACCCGGTGACCCGGCGGGAACCCTGTATTACGTTGTCAGCGGCTCGGTTTCAATCATGGCCGAGGAAGATGACGATCGAGAGCTTGTGCTGGGCTACTTCGGTGCCGGCGAGTTCGTTGGCGAAATGGGCCTGTTCGTCGAATCGGACCGCCGCGAGGTGATCCTGCGGACCCGTACCGCCTGCGAACTGGCCGAAATCAGCTACGAGCGCCTGCACCAGCTGTTCCTCGGCCCGCTGTCGGCCGACGCCCCGCGCCTGCTGTATGCGCTGGGCCAGCAGATCTCCAAGCGCCTGCTCGATACCAGCCGCAAGGCCAGTCGCCTGGCATTCCTGGATGTTACCGATCGGATCGTGCGCACACTGCACGATCTGGCGCAGGAACCAGAAGCGATGAGCCATCCGCAGGGCAGCCAGCTGCGCGTGTCACGCCAGGAACTGGCGCGCCTGGTCGGCTGCTCGCGAGAAATGGCCGGCCGCGTGCTGAAGAAGCTGCAGACCGACGGCCTGCTGCATGCCCGCGGCAAGACCGTGGTGCTGTACGGCACCCGTTGA
- the trpD gene encoding anthranilate phosphoribosyltransferase, giving the protein MSFSPQEALHRTIEHREIFFDEMVDLMRQIMRGDVSPMMTAAILTGLRVKKETVDEIAAAATVMREFARPVPVADTSNLVDIVGTGGDGSHTFNISTCAMFVAAAAGARVAKHGNRSVSSKSGSADALEALGAVIELQPDQVAAAIDRTGIGFMFAPIHHPSMKVVAPVRREMGVRTIFNILGPLTNPASAPSVLMGVFHPDLVGIQARVLRELGTERAMVVWGRDNMDEISLGAGTLVGELRDGKVREYEIHPEDFGIAMSASRNLRVDGPEQSIQMLRAVLDNEPGPALDIVALNAGAALYVAGVASDIGDGLARARAAIANGSARQRLQQYVETTRALVA; this is encoded by the coding sequence ATGAGCTTCTCCCCCCAGGAAGCCCTGCATCGCACCATCGAACACCGCGAAATCTTCTTCGACGAAATGGTCGACCTGATGCGGCAGATCATGCGCGGCGATGTCTCGCCGATGATGACCGCCGCCATCCTCACCGGGCTGCGCGTGAAGAAGGAGACCGTGGACGAAATCGCCGCGGCGGCCACCGTGATGCGTGAATTCGCCCGGCCAGTGCCGGTGGCCGATACCTCCAACCTGGTTGATATCGTTGGCACCGGTGGCGATGGCTCGCACACCTTCAACATCTCCACCTGCGCGATGTTCGTCGCTGCTGCTGCAGGCGCGCGCGTGGCCAAGCATGGCAACCGCAGCGTGTCGTCCAAGTCCGGCAGTGCCGATGCGCTGGAAGCGCTGGGCGCGGTGATCGAGCTGCAGCCTGACCAGGTGGCCGCGGCCATCGACCGGACCGGCATCGGCTTCATGTTCGCGCCGATCCATCACCCGTCGATGAAGGTCGTCGCGCCGGTGCGCCGCGAGATGGGCGTGCGCACCATCTTCAACATCCTCGGCCCGCTGACCAACCCGGCCAGTGCACCGTCGGTACTGATGGGCGTGTTCCATCCCGATCTGGTCGGCATCCAGGCGCGCGTGCTGCGCGAACTGGGTACCGAGCGCGCGATGGTGGTCTGGGGCCGTGACAACATGGACGAGATCTCGCTGGGCGCCGGCACCCTGGTCGGCGAACTGCGCGACGGCAAGGTGCGCGAGTACGAGATCCACCCGGAGGACTTCGGCATCGCCATGTCGGCCAGCCGCAACCTGCGCGTGGACGGCCCGGAACAGTCCATCCAGATGCTGCGCGCCGTGCTCGACAACGAGCCGGGCCCGGCGCTGGACATCGTTGCGCTGAATGCCGGTGCCGCCCTGTACGTGGCTGGTGTGGCCAGCGACATCGGAGACGGCCTGGCCCGCGCCCGTGCCGCCATCGCCAATGGCAGCGCCCGCCAGCGCCTGCAGCAGTATGTGGAGACCACCCGCGCGCTGGTTGCCTGA
- a CDS encoding sulfite exporter TauE/SafE family protein, protein MELSSEFWWFILIGLGAQLVDGALGMAFGLVSSSVMLSMGLPPAQVSASIHTAEVFTTGASGVSHLAAGNVDKRLFLRLALPGAVGGALGAYVLTQIPGDIIRPLIYLYLLVLAIIILARAAGRWMPKGEIRRVPVLGFFAGLLDASGGGGWGPIATSTLLARGGQARTTIGTVNAAEFVVTLTVSATFLLSMGVQHLQIVAGLLIGGMMAAPVAAILVKRVKERWVLVAVGVLVLGISLFQIGHAVYGYLGH, encoded by the coding sequence ATGGAACTGAGCAGCGAATTCTGGTGGTTCATCCTCATCGGCCTTGGCGCGCAGCTGGTTGACGGCGCACTGGGCATGGCCTTCGGCCTGGTGTCCTCGTCGGTGATGCTGAGCATGGGCCTGCCACCGGCGCAGGTCAGCGCCAGCATCCACACCGCTGAAGTGTTCACCACCGGTGCCTCGGGCGTGTCGCACCTCGCCGCCGGGAATGTCGATAAACGCCTGTTCCTGCGGCTGGCCCTGCCCGGTGCGGTGGGCGGCGCCCTGGGCGCGTACGTGCTCACCCAGATCCCCGGCGACATCATCCGCCCCCTCATCTATCTGTACCTGCTGGTGCTGGCGATCATCATCCTGGCGCGCGCCGCGGGGCGCTGGATGCCCAAGGGCGAGATCCGCCGGGTGCCGGTACTGGGCTTCTTCGCGGGCCTGCTCGACGCCAGCGGCGGTGGCGGCTGGGGACCGATCGCCACGTCCACCCTGCTCGCCCGTGGCGGCCAGGCGCGCACCACCATCGGTACGGTCAACGCGGCCGAGTTCGTGGTCACGTTGACGGTGTCAGCGACCTTCCTGTTGTCGATGGGCGTGCAGCACCTGCAGATCGTCGCCGGCCTGCTGATCGGCGGCATGATGGCCGCGCCGGTGGCGGCGATCCTGGTCAAGCGGGTGAAGGAGCGCTGGGTGCTGGTGGCCGTTGGCGTGCTGGTGCTGGGGATCAGCCTGTTCCAGATCGGCCATGCGGTGTACGGGTACCTGGGGCATTGA
- a CDS encoding anthranilate synthase component II — MLWMIDNYDSFTYNLVQYLQTLGAEVKVVRNDAMSVDEIAAQKPERIVISPGPCTPNEAGVSLELIERLGPTTPILGVCLGHQGIGQVYGGTVIRAGNIMHGKTSPIRHEGKGVFAGLPDRYQATRYHSLVVDKNSLPDCLEVTAWTENDDGSIEEIMGLRHRQFPVEGVQFHPESILTEHGHALLRNFLQRPAA, encoded by the coding sequence ATGTTGTGGATGATCGACAACTACGACAGCTTCACCTACAACCTCGTGCAGTACCTGCAGACACTGGGCGCCGAGGTGAAGGTGGTGCGCAACGATGCAATGAGCGTGGACGAGATCGCCGCGCAGAAGCCGGAGCGCATCGTCATCTCGCCCGGCCCGTGCACGCCCAACGAAGCGGGCGTGTCGCTGGAACTGATCGAGCGCCTGGGCCCGACCACGCCGATCCTCGGCGTGTGCCTGGGCCACCAGGGCATCGGCCAGGTCTACGGCGGCACGGTCATCCGTGCCGGCAACATCATGCACGGCAAGACCTCGCCGATCCGCCATGAAGGCAAGGGCGTGTTCGCTGGCCTGCCGGACCGCTACCAGGCCACCCGCTACCACTCGCTGGTGGTGGACAAGAACAGTCTGCCGGACTGCCTGGAAGTGACTGCCTGGACCGAGAACGACGACGGCTCGATCGAAGAGATCATGGGCCTGCGCCACCGCCAGTTCCCCGTGGAAGGCGTGCAGTTCCACCCCGAGTCCATCCTCACCGAACACGGCCACGCCCTGCTGCGCAATTTCCTGCAGCGCCCGGCGGCCTGA
- the trpC gene encoding indole-3-glycerol phosphate synthase TrpC: MSDILQTILARKAEEVAQRRAQRPLEALQAAVASAPPVRGFVRALQAAVANGDPAVIAEVKKASPSKGVIRPDFRPADIAVSYEFGGASCLSVLTDVDFFQGADAYLQQAREACTLPVLRKDFVIDAYQVYEARVLGADCILLIVAALDDTQLATLSELSLSLGMDVLVEVHDIDELERALQVPAPMIGINNRNLRTFEVSLQTTLDMQQAVPRDRLLVTESGILGPQDVALMRDAGIHAFLVGEAFMRVEEPGEGLRQLFFAA; the protein is encoded by the coding sequence ATGAGCGACATCCTGCAGACGATCCTGGCCCGCAAGGCCGAAGAAGTGGCCCAGCGCCGCGCCCAGCGCCCGCTTGAGGCGCTGCAGGCCGCCGTGGCCAGCGCCCCGCCGGTACGTGGCTTCGTGCGCGCGCTGCAGGCGGCGGTGGCCAATGGCGACCCGGCGGTGATTGCCGAGGTGAAGAAGGCCAGCCCCTCCAAGGGCGTGATCCGCCCGGATTTCCGCCCGGCCGACATCGCCGTCAGCTACGAGTTCGGTGGCGCCAGCTGCCTGTCGGTGCTGACCGACGTGGACTTCTTCCAGGGCGCCGACGCCTATCTGCAGCAGGCCCGCGAAGCCTGCACGCTGCCGGTGCTGCGCAAGGATTTCGTCATCGACGCCTACCAGGTGTACGAGGCGCGCGTGCTGGGCGCCGACTGCATCCTGCTGATCGTCGCCGCGCTGGACGATACCCAGCTGGCCACGTTGTCCGAGCTGTCGCTGTCGCTGGGCATGGACGTGCTGGTGGAAGTGCATGACATCGACGAACTGGAGCGTGCGCTGCAGGTGCCGGCGCCGATGATCGGCATCAACAACCGCAACCTGCGCACCTTCGAGGTGTCGCTGCAGACCACGCTGGACATGCAGCAGGCGGTGCCGCGTGACCGCCTGCTGGTCACCGAGAGTGGCATCCTCGGCCCGCAGGACGTCGCGCTGATGCGCGATGCCGGCATCCATGCATTCCTGGTCGGCGAGGCCTTCATGCGCGTGGAAGAGCCTGGCGAGGGCCTGCGTCAGCTATTCTTCGCGGCATGA
- a CDS encoding SIMPL domain-containing protein — protein MKLLSALLWSSLLATMAPSAWAQANTIPSQPHLLVKGEARRVVMPDRFGLQLNIEETDMDADAARRRVQDNVARVLALFKQHKAVEGSVRADNLRIGPATRYEQNRQVFIGTRVSRQLRASFASVQQMQDVLGALKANENLQVSSVAPMYSGEVALRRELKGEAAAQTRQSAQGLAKAYGTQLRGLYSISDVAPNFAYGVQAGNWPSSGDLVTPPSPPAPEAPMNSIETTGSRLRESVEAGPITYTENVYAIFLISDGT, from the coding sequence TCTGCGTGGGCGCAGGCCAATACCATTCCGTCGCAGCCGCACCTGCTGGTGAAGGGCGAGGCGCGTCGCGTGGTGATGCCGGACCGGTTCGGCCTGCAGTTGAACATTGAAGAGACCGACATGGACGCCGACGCCGCGCGCCGCCGCGTGCAGGACAACGTTGCCCGCGTGCTGGCACTGTTCAAGCAGCACAAGGCGGTGGAAGGCAGCGTGCGCGCGGACAACCTGCGGATCGGTCCTGCGACGCGCTATGAGCAGAATCGGCAGGTTTTCATCGGCACCCGCGTGTCACGCCAACTGCGCGCCAGCTTCGCCAGCGTCCAGCAGATGCAGGACGTGCTGGGGGCGCTGAAGGCCAACGAGAACCTGCAGGTCAGCAGCGTGGCGCCGATGTACTCGGGCGAAGTGGCGCTGCGCCGCGAACTCAAGGGCGAGGCGGCGGCCCAGACCCGCCAGTCCGCGCAGGGCCTGGCCAAGGCCTACGGCACCCAGCTGCGCGGGCTGTACAGCATTTCCGATGTGGCGCCGAACTTTGCCTATGGCGTGCAGGCGGGCAATTGGCCCAGCAGTGGGGATCTGGTGACGCCGCCCTCGCCGCCCGCGCCCGAGGCACCGATGAACAGCATCGAGACCACGGGCTCGCGCCTGCGCGAGTCGGTGGAAGCCGGCCCCATCACCTACACCGAAAACGTGTACGCCATTTTCCTGATAAGCGACGGAACCTGA